One genomic region from Vibrio sp. STUT-A11 encodes:
- the paaB gene encoding 1,2-phenylacetyl-CoA epoxidase subunit PaaB, whose translation MSSFNWPLYEVFVRSKQGLDHKHVGSVRASDGQMALEAARDLYTRRSEGCSIWVVESNQITASQSSEQGPFFDPAEDKVYRHASHYTIPADIKHM comes from the coding sequence ATGAGTTCATTTAACTGGCCGCTGTACGAAGTATTCGTTCGAAGCAAACAAGGTTTGGACCACAAGCATGTAGGCAGTGTTCGTGCTTCTGATGGTCAAATGGCGCTTGAAGCCGCTCGCGACCTTTACACTCGTCGTAGTGAAGGCTGTTCTATTTGGGTGGTAGAGTCAAACCAAATCACTGCGTCTCAATCGAGCGAGCAAGGTCCATTTTTTGACCCTGCTGAAGATAAAGTTTATCGCCACGCTAGTCATTACACCATTCCTGCTGACATCAAGCATATGTAG
- the paaC gene encoding 1,2-phenylacetyl-CoA epoxidase subunit PaaC, producing MSEQQTKVNYLLQLADTNLILSHRLSEWCGIAPELEIDIALANIGLDLLGEARNFYQYAAELEGSQKTEDDYAYLREEREYKNLLLAERPNEGFDISIVRQFLYDNYHALLLQELANSADEQLAAIAKKSLKEVAYHLRYSSGWIERLGSGTELSHKKVQTALNDLWRYTDEMFEPSEEEIALAEQNIIVDVSELKAQWQRNVNATLEKATLSMPESKYFLQGGKSGKHSEHLGFILAELQYMQRTYPNQQW from the coding sequence ATGAGTGAGCAACAAACAAAAGTAAACTACTTACTTCAACTGGCAGATACCAACCTTATTCTCAGTCATCGTTTATCTGAGTGGTGTGGTATCGCACCGGAACTAGAGATAGACATCGCATTGGCAAATATTGGCTTAGACCTGCTTGGTGAAGCCCGTAACTTTTACCAATACGCTGCAGAGCTTGAAGGGAGTCAGAAAACCGAAGATGACTACGCTTATCTTCGCGAAGAGCGCGAATACAAAAATCTACTGCTGGCAGAACGTCCAAATGAAGGCTTCGATATTTCGATTGTACGTCAGTTCCTTTACGACAACTACCATGCGCTGCTTCTTCAGGAGCTGGCGAACAGTGCTGACGAACAGTTGGCAGCTATCGCTAAGAAATCCCTGAAAGAGGTGGCTTACCACCTGAGATACAGCTCAGGTTGGATTGAACGTTTAGGTAGCGGCACCGAATTAAGCCATAAAAAAGTTCAAACAGCATTGAACGATTTATGGCGTTACACCGACGAGATGTTTGAGCCAAGTGAAGAAGAAATCGCGCTCGCAGAGCAGAACATTATTGTTGATGTCTCTGAACTAAAAGCTCAGTGGCAACGCAATGTCAATGCAACGCTAGAGAAAGCGACGTTATCGATGCCTGAGTCTAAGTACTTTTTGCAAGGCGGTAAATCCGGTAAGCACAGTGAACACCTAGGTTTCATTTTGGCGGAACTTCAGTACATGCAACGGACTTATCCAAACCAACAGTGGTAG
- the paaD gene encoding 1,2-phenylacetyl-CoA epoxidase subunit PaaD translates to MIKQTLDSLSDPETHRVWQLVNSIPDPEIPVISIGELGMVRHIAKVGDAWIVKFTPTYSGCPATEMLMNDIRDTLNMEGYEDVRVEVQLDPAWTTDWIQESSKQKLREYGIAPPDRKACMHTAINAQPECPHCGSVDTKMVSEFGSTACKAHFQCNACLEPFDYFKCI, encoded by the coding sequence ATGATTAAGCAAACACTCGATTCGCTTTCTGATCCAGAGACGCACCGCGTTTGGCAGTTAGTTAACTCGATTCCAGACCCGGAAATTCCGGTTATTTCGATTGGTGAACTGGGCATGGTTCGTCATATTGCCAAAGTCGGTGATGCCTGGATAGTGAAGTTCACTCCGACATACTCCGGTTGCCCAGCGACAGAAATGCTGATGAACGATATCCGAGACACCCTCAACATGGAAGGGTACGAGGATGTGAGGGTTGAAGTACAACTTGATCCAGCATGGACAACAGATTGGATTCAAGAGTCGAGCAAACAAAAGTTACGTGAATACGGAATCGCGCCACCAGACAGAAAAGCGTGTATGCACACAGCCATCAACGCACAGCCTGAATGTCCACATTGTGGCAGTGTTGATACAAAAATGGTGAGTGAATTTGGTTCCACAGCTTGTAAAGCACACTTCCAATGTAATGCGTGTTTGGAACCATTTGATTACTTCAAGTGCATATAA
- the paaE gene encoding 1,2-phenylacetyl-CoA epoxidase subunit PaaE: protein MTDFYPLKVARADKETPDSVVLHFDVPQDLADQFRFHPGQHLTIKSNINGEDLRRCYSICSDPGEKSLQVGIKAISEGRFSNFAVNEIQPGDELEVMTPQGHFGFSPSPERSVNYLGIAVGSGITPILSMLKTALEQEDNSTFTLLYGNRNVNSMMFRNQLLGLKNRYPDRLHVSYFFSRETNEVDLWNGRLDGDKLRELGSNLFNWSDFDACYVCGPEEILESCYTALVEGGLSEDNYHVERFNTATKSKAKPANQSENTQVTLKRDGRIMKIDMTSQDDSLLDAALRQGVDLPYACKGGVCATCICKVKSGQVEMGTNYSLEADQVEAGYVLSCQAVPTSSEIEIDFDV, encoded by the coding sequence ATGACAGATTTTTACCCATTGAAAGTCGCTCGTGCAGACAAGGAAACGCCAGATTCTGTGGTGCTGCACTTTGACGTACCGCAAGACCTTGCCGATCAGTTTCGTTTTCACCCTGGTCAGCACCTCACTATTAAATCGAACATCAACGGTGAGGATCTGAGACGCTGTTATTCAATTTGCTCCGACCCGGGTGAAAAGAGTCTGCAAGTCGGGATCAAGGCCATTTCTGAAGGTCGCTTTTCCAATTTTGCCGTCAACGAAATTCAGCCCGGCGATGAACTTGAAGTGATGACACCACAGGGTCATTTTGGCTTTTCTCCAAGCCCTGAGCGTAGCGTAAACTACTTAGGTATTGCAGTAGGTTCGGGTATTACTCCAATTCTATCCATGCTTAAGACGGCATTAGAGCAGGAAGACAACAGCACTTTCACTTTGCTGTATGGCAACCGCAACGTAAATAGCATGATGTTTCGCAATCAATTGCTGGGCTTGAAGAACCGCTATCCGGATCGTTTACACGTTAGTTACTTCTTCTCACGTGAAACCAATGAAGTCGATCTATGGAATGGTCGTTTAGACGGCGACAAACTACGCGAGCTCGGTAGCAACCTGTTTAACTGGAGCGACTTTGACGCGTGTTACGTTTGTGGCCCGGAAGAGATTTTGGAATCTTGCTACACCGCGTTGGTAGAAGGCGGATTGAGCGAAGACAATTACCATGTAGAGCGTTTTAACACCGCAACCAAGTCTAAAGCGAAGCCAGCTAACCAATCAGAAAATACCCAAGTCACGCTTAAGCGAGATGGTCGCATCATGAAGATTGATATGACCTCACAAGATGACAGCTTGCTGGATGCAGCACTTCGTCAGGGTGTCGACCTTCCTTATGCGTGTAAAGGCGGCGTGTGTGCAACGTGTATCTGTAAAGTTAAATCCGGTCAGGTTGAAATGGGCACAAACTACAGCCTGGAAGCGGATCAGGTTGAAGCTGGCTACGTTCTGAGCTGCCAGGCGGTTCCGACAAGCAGTGAAATCGAAATCGACTTTGATGTGTAG
- a CDS encoding enoyl-CoA hydratase-related protein — protein MALQTDYQDLIGDISIQGVLTITLNRPQKRNALSNDVLEHLAELLEEASLDTSIKSVVLYGGETIFAAGADLHEMSSQQSIETWLNPRPKLWQRIDQFEKPLIAAVNGYALGAGLELVLLCDVVVAGEGTQFGLPEITLGLMPGAGGTQRLSRTVGKSLANQMVLTGKPISAQRALNAGLISEITVPQNTLNKAQEIAKSIAQHAPLAVRAAKTSLKSVPNGTLGQGLVMERQLFSLLAETRDRAEGIQAFLDKRKATFKGK, from the coding sequence ATGGCATTACAAACCGATTATCAGGACCTGATCGGTGACATCTCCATTCAGGGGGTGTTAACCATCACGTTGAATCGTCCACAAAAGCGCAATGCATTAAGCAATGATGTACTGGAACACTTAGCGGAGTTACTGGAAGAGGCGTCTCTGGACACTTCCATTAAGTCGGTAGTGCTTTACGGCGGAGAAACGATATTTGCTGCAGGTGCAGATTTACACGAGATGTCGAGTCAGCAATCGATAGAGACTTGGCTAAATCCAAGACCGAAACTTTGGCAACGTATCGATCAGTTCGAAAAGCCTCTGATAGCGGCGGTTAATGGCTACGCGCTGGGCGCAGGGTTAGAGCTGGTCCTGCTTTGTGATGTCGTTGTCGCAGGGGAAGGCACGCAGTTTGGTTTGCCAGAAATCACTTTGGGCTTAATGCCTGGCGCAGGTGGCACGCAACGACTGTCTCGTACTGTCGGTAAATCTCTCGCGAACCAAATGGTGCTGACCGGAAAACCAATCTCGGCGCAAAGGGCTCTTAACGCTGGCTTAATCAGTGAAATCACGGTGCCACAAAATACGCTCAATAAAGCTCAAGAGATAGCGAAAAGTATTGCCCAACATGCGCCTTTAGCCGTTCGTGCCGCTAAAACGTCATTAAAATCAGTACCAAATGGCACCTTGGGCCAAGGACTGGTGATGGAAAGACAGTTATTCAGTCTGCTTGCGGAAACCCGAGACCGAGCGGAAGGAATCCAAGCTTTTCTTGATAAAAGAAAGGCGACATTTAAAGGGAAGTAA
- the paaG gene encoding 2-(1,2-epoxy-1,2-dihydrophenyl)acetyl-CoA isomerase PaaG, whose protein sequence is MEESILFQVEAGVAVITLNRPKQLNSFNPDMHKALKRALKQAETDDSVRAVLLTGTGRGFCAGQDLNDRNVNSGAEMPDLGESIEKYYNPLLKQISAMPKPVIAAVNGVAAGAGANIALACDIVFAAKSASFIQAFCKIGLVPDSGGTWTLPRLIGSARAKALMLLGDKVSASQAQEWGMIWQCVEDEELIAKAMSVANHLATQPTKGLGLIKHALNHSSENSLEVQLDLEKDLQRLAGRTDDYREGIAAFFEKRAPEFKGK, encoded by the coding sequence ATGGAAGAATCAATTTTATTTCAGGTAGAAGCTGGTGTTGCTGTCATTACGCTTAACCGACCAAAGCAATTGAATAGCTTTAACCCGGATATGCACAAGGCGCTTAAGCGGGCGTTAAAGCAGGCGGAAACTGATGATTCAGTGCGCGCAGTACTGCTAACAGGTACTGGCAGAGGATTTTGTGCAGGGCAAGACCTTAACGATCGCAACGTAAATAGCGGCGCAGAAATGCCGGATCTTGGCGAGAGCATTGAGAAATACTACAACCCTTTGCTCAAACAAATTTCTGCAATGCCTAAGCCAGTCATTGCTGCGGTCAATGGTGTGGCTGCGGGCGCGGGTGCCAATATCGCATTGGCGTGCGACATCGTATTTGCGGCTAAGTCTGCAAGCTTTATTCAGGCGTTTTGCAAAATTGGTCTGGTACCAGATTCAGGTGGTACTTGGACACTGCCACGTTTAATAGGATCGGCGCGAGCGAAAGCACTGATGTTACTCGGTGACAAAGTAAGCGCGAGTCAGGCACAAGAGTGGGGCATGATCTGGCAATGTGTTGAAGATGAAGAACTTATCGCAAAGGCGATGTCAGTAGCAAACCATTTGGCTACGCAGCCAACGAAAGGGTTGGGTCTTATTAAACATGCACTGAATCACTCCAGCGAAAACAGCTTAGAAGTTCAGCTGGACTTAGAAAAAGATCTTCAGCGATTAGCGGGAAGAACAGACGATTACCGCGAAGGTATCGCTGCATTTTTCGAAAAGCGCGCACCTGAGTTTAAAGGGAAGTAA
- a CDS encoding 3-hydroxyacyl-CoA dehydrogenase — MEFVIKTVAVIGAGTMGAGIAQVAAQSGYQVVLFDLEHGKAELAKSVIAERLEKRVANGKMSLSAKDTLLDAMYCSDALQDVASADLVIEAIVEDLAIKQSLFRDLESICRQDCLLSTNTSSISVTSIASALAKPERFVGLHFFNPAPLMKLVEVVRGIATSPAVTEAAKEWAVSCGKHAVITRSLPGFIVNRVARPFYAEGLRALECGVAKVQDIDYIITQAGQFNMGPFELMDLIGHDVNYAVTKSVYDAYYQDKRFTPSLTQKELVEAGFLGRKSGRGFYCYDASTDKPSVNLAQKCVLPENLSVSLQGNWRAAPSFVELTQLSNISSQKGLPLLCINDIVVTPVQGVTASELSDQMQRPVVVFDYCQDYGASDIIAIAPALQNSAQQTETVIAYFQSKGKQVLVLDDYPGLILWRTWVMLINEALDLVNQQGASLADVDVAMKSGVNYPLGPIEQGERLGWQRILDTLTHLQSFYCEERYRPSPLLRQFAIKAKGGAA; from the coding sequence ATGGAGTTTGTGATCAAAACTGTCGCGGTGATAGGTGCAGGAACCATGGGAGCCGGTATTGCACAAGTAGCGGCTCAATCTGGATACCAAGTGGTTCTGTTCGATCTTGAGCATGGCAAGGCAGAGCTGGCTAAATCGGTAATCGCAGAGCGTTTAGAAAAGCGTGTTGCGAACGGCAAAATGTCACTAAGCGCTAAAGATACCTTGTTAGATGCCATGTATTGCTCGGATGCTTTGCAAGATGTCGCCAGCGCGGATCTGGTTATTGAAGCGATTGTCGAAGATCTTGCGATCAAACAAAGCCTATTCAGAGATCTAGAGTCAATTTGTCGACAAGATTGTCTGCTTTCTACAAACACATCGTCTATTTCGGTGACATCGATTGCCAGTGCGCTGGCGAAACCGGAACGCTTCGTTGGGCTGCATTTCTTTAATCCTGCGCCGTTGATGAAGTTAGTCGAAGTGGTGCGAGGAATCGCGACTTCTCCGGCTGTGACTGAGGCAGCTAAGGAATGGGCGGTATCATGTGGTAAACACGCTGTGATTACCCGCTCGCTTCCGGGCTTTATTGTAAACCGAGTTGCAAGACCGTTTTATGCAGAAGGTTTGCGTGCGCTGGAGTGCGGCGTCGCGAAAGTGCAAGACATCGACTATATCATCACCCAAGCTGGTCAGTTCAACATGGGGCCTTTCGAGCTCATGGATCTGATTGGCCACGATGTTAACTATGCCGTTACCAAGAGCGTTTACGACGCGTATTACCAGGACAAACGTTTTACTCCGTCACTGACTCAGAAAGAACTTGTTGAGGCAGGTTTCTTAGGGCGTAAATCGGGTCGTGGCTTCTATTGCTATGATGCTTCAACTGACAAACCAAGTGTTAATTTGGCACAAAAATGTGTTCTGCCAGAGAACTTGTCGGTATCCCTCCAAGGTAACTGGAGAGCTGCCCCGAGCTTTGTTGAGCTGACTCAACTGTCTAACATAAGCAGTCAGAAAGGTTTGCCACTACTGTGTATAAACGACATCGTTGTTACGCCAGTGCAAGGTGTGACAGCGTCAGAGTTATCTGATCAGATGCAACGCCCTGTGGTTGTTTTTGATTACTGCCAAGATTACGGCGCGAGCGATATCATCGCGATTGCCCCTGCTTTGCAGAACTCTGCACAACAAACTGAAACTGTGATTGCTTACTTTCAATCGAAAGGCAAACAGGTATTAGTGCTGGATGATTATCCTGGCCTGATCCTATGGCGTACTTGGGTCATGTTGATCAATGAAGCGCTCGATCTGGTCAATCAGCAAGGCGCGTCTCTGGCCGATGTCGATGTAGCAATGAAGAGTGGTGTTAACTATCCACTTGGTCCAATTGAGCAAGGTGAACGCCTTGGCTGGCAACGAATACTGGACACACTCACTCATTTGCAATCTTTCTACTGCGAAGAAAGGTATCGTCCATCGCCACTGCTTCGCCAATTCGCAATTAAAGCAAAGGGAGGTGCAGCATGA
- the paaI gene encoding hydroxyphenylacetyl-CoA thioesterase PaaI produces the protein MIVVNPKQLSQHMSEAGCEKAVAEKAVAAMLENDTCTKSMGMDVVEVAKGMAKVTMRVTQSMLNGHSTCHGGMLFTLADTAFACACNSENLAAVASGCSIEYIRPAFDNDLLTAIANVKSQGKVTGTYDIEIVNQDQKLIALFRGKSHRIGTKLVKEDS, from the coding sequence ATGATAGTTGTCAATCCAAAGCAACTTTCGCAACACATGAGCGAAGCTGGGTGTGAAAAAGCGGTGGCTGAGAAGGCCGTTGCAGCGATGTTAGAAAATGACACTTGCACAAAATCGATGGGAATGGACGTCGTGGAAGTTGCCAAAGGGATGGCAAAAGTGACGATGCGAGTGACTCAATCGATGCTTAATGGCCACAGCACTTGCCATGGAGGTATGTTATTCACCCTGGCGGATACCGCATTTGCTTGTGCTTGTAATAGTGAAAACTTAGCTGCGGTGGCATCTGGATGCAGCATTGAATACATTCGTCCGGCTTTTGACAATGACCTGCTAACGGCCATAGCGAATGTGAAATCTCAAGGAAAAGTAACTGGTACGTATGACATAGAAATCGTCAATCAGGACCAAAAGTTGATAGCGCTGTTTCGGGGGAAGTCTCACCGAATTGGCACAAAGCTAGTAAAGGAGGACAGTTAA
- the pcaF gene encoding 3-oxoadipyl-CoA thiolase, translating into MTSAYICDGVRTPIGRFGGALSSVRADDLGAIPLKALMERHPDLDWSAIDDVILGCANQAGEDNRDVARMSLLLAGMPIEVSGTTINRLCGSGMDAISHAARTIKAGEAKLMVAGGVESMSRAPYVVNKPTTAFDRNGQMFDTTIGWRFINPAMQNQYGTDSMPETAENVAERFKISREDQDVFALRSQHKTQQAKEKGVLAQEIVPVSIPQRKGEPIVVCEDEHPRPQTTLEQLAALKTPFAKNGSVTAGNSSGVNDGAAAVLIANDDAIKQYGLIPKAKVLATATVGVEPAIMGVGPAPAAKKVLEITGLSINDMDVIELNEAFASQALAVLRELGVADDAEHVNPNGGAIALGHPLGMSGARIVMAASNELKRRNGKYALCCMCVGVGQGIAMIIENV; encoded by the coding sequence GTGACTAGTGCATATATTTGTGACGGCGTCAGAACCCCAATCGGTCGATTCGGTGGCGCACTTTCAAGCGTTCGAGCGGATGATCTGGGTGCAATCCCTCTTAAAGCATTAATGGAACGCCACCCAGACTTAGACTGGTCGGCAATTGATGATGTGATTTTGGGATGTGCGAACCAAGCGGGTGAAGATAACCGCGACGTGGCCCGTATGTCGCTATTGCTGGCGGGTATGCCGATCGAAGTGTCCGGTACAACAATCAACCGTCTGTGCGGTTCAGGCATGGATGCCATTAGCCATGCTGCACGCACTATCAAAGCGGGCGAAGCGAAGTTGATGGTTGCTGGTGGCGTCGAATCCATGTCGCGTGCTCCTTATGTGGTGAACAAGCCGACCACTGCGTTCGATAGAAATGGTCAGATGTTCGATACGACTATTGGTTGGCGTTTCATTAACCCGGCAATGCAAAATCAATATGGCACCGACTCAATGCCTGAGACCGCAGAAAACGTGGCGGAGCGATTTAAGATCAGCCGCGAAGATCAAGATGTGTTTGCATTGCGTAGCCAACATAAAACCCAGCAAGCGAAAGAGAAAGGGGTGCTTGCGCAAGAGATTGTCCCGGTTTCTATTCCGCAACGTAAAGGCGAGCCTATTGTTGTTTGCGAAGACGAACATCCTCGTCCGCAAACGACTCTGGAGCAGCTTGCTGCTCTCAAAACACCATTCGCAAAAAATGGGTCTGTTACCGCAGGAAACTCATCTGGTGTAAACGATGGTGCTGCTGCTGTGCTGATCGCTAACGACGATGCGATTAAGCAGTACGGATTGATTCCTAAAGCGAAAGTACTGGCAACGGCAACCGTTGGTGTAGAGCCTGCAATTATGGGGGTCGGACCAGCTCCAGCGGCGAAAAAAGTACTAGAAATAACAGGATTATCAATTAATGATATGGATGTTATCGAGCTTAACGAAGCATTCGCATCACAAGCGCTGGCGGTATTGCGTGAACTAGGAGTCGCTGATGACGCCGAGCACGTAAATCCGAATGGCGGAGCAATTGCTTTAGGACATCCATTAGGTATGAGCGGAGCTCGAATTGTAATGGCTGCGAGCAATGAGCTAAAACGTAGAAATGGGAAATATGCTTTGTGCTGTATGTGTGTCGGCGTAGGGCAAGGGATCGCGATGATCATCGAAAACGTCTGA
- the paaK gene encoding phenylacetate--CoA ligase PaaK has translation MIKYSNTLDAIETASVEELRELQFRRMKWTLEHAYKNSPMYTKKFDEAGVHPSDFKCLEDINKFPYTTKQDLRDNYPFNSFAVPMEDVARIHASSGTTGQPTVVGYTQNDIDTWANIVARSIRAAGGSAKDLIHISYGYGLFTGGLGAHYGAERLGAAVIPMSGGQTEKQVQLIEDFKPTIIMVTPSYCLNLLDKLEEHYGGDASGCSLKVGIFGAEPWSNEMRKEIERRLGIVALDIYGLSEVMGPGVAMECVETQDGPTIWEDHFYPEIIDPVNGNVMPDGEHGELVFTSLTKEALPIIRYRTRDLTRLLPGTARTMRRMDKITGRSDDMLIIRGVNVFPSQIEEQILQIEQLSPHYQLEVIRKGNLDHLVVLLEVKDNIYLDQSEMITKRLQHQIKSMIGISTTIDLLPVNGIPRSEGKAVRVRDLRPKD, from the coding sequence ATGATTAAGTATTCAAATACGCTGGACGCGATTGAGACCGCTTCTGTAGAGGAGTTAAGAGAACTCCAGTTCAGACGCATGAAGTGGACGCTTGAACATGCTTATAAAAATTCACCAATGTACACCAAGAAGTTTGATGAAGCAGGGGTGCATCCATCAGACTTTAAATGTCTGGAAGATATCAATAAGTTCCCTTATACCACCAAGCAAGACTTAAGAGATAATTACCCTTTTAATTCGTTTGCCGTACCGATGGAAGATGTGGCTCGTATTCATGCCTCATCCGGTACAACCGGGCAACCAACGGTTGTCGGCTATACGCAAAATGACATTGATACGTGGGCAAACATCGTTGCTCGTTCGATTCGTGCCGCGGGCGGTAGTGCGAAAGATTTAATTCATATCTCCTACGGCTACGGGCTCTTTACTGGAGGTTTGGGTGCACACTATGGTGCAGAACGTCTCGGCGCTGCGGTTATTCCCATGTCTGGTGGGCAAACCGAAAAGCAAGTTCAACTGATTGAAGATTTTAAGCCCACCATCATCATGGTGACACCATCTTACTGTCTCAACTTGCTGGATAAATTGGAAGAGCATTACGGTGGTGATGCATCGGGTTGTTCGCTGAAAGTCGGCATCTTTGGGGCTGAGCCTTGGTCAAATGAGATGCGTAAAGAGATAGAACGACGCTTAGGTATTGTTGCTCTCGACATCTATGGTCTTTCAGAGGTAATGGGCCCGGGTGTTGCGATGGAATGTGTCGAAACTCAAGATGGTCCAACTATTTGGGAAGACCACTTTTATCCAGAAATTATTGACCCTGTTAACGGCAATGTGATGCCTGATGGTGAGCATGGTGAACTTGTCTTCACCTCATTGACCAAAGAAGCGTTGCCGATCATCCGATACCGTACACGTGATCTGACCCGCTTGTTGCCAGGTACTGCGCGCACGATGCGTCGTATGGATAAAATTACGGGGCGCAGCGATGACATGTTGATCATCAGGGGCGTCAATGTGTTCCCATCGCAGATCGAAGAGCAGATTCTACAAATCGAACAGCTTAGCCCACATTACCAACTTGAAGTGATTCGCAAAGGTAACCTGGATCATTTGGTTGTGTTGTTGGAAGTAAAAGACAACATTTATCTGGACCAAAGTGAAATGATTACCAAACGCCTACAACATCAAATCAAGTCAATGATCGGAATCTCTACTACCATTGATTTACTTCCGGTAAATGGCATCCCTCGATCTGAAGGGAAAGCAGTGCGTGTAAGAGATTTGCGTCCAAAAGATTAA
- a CDS encoding PaaX family transcriptional regulator C-terminal domain-containing protein, producing MNQDLHSFFDDISGHQSISGTSLIVSYFGDYLWTCGGGIWLGNLIQAMETLGLNQRVVRSSVFRLHKDEWLTVNKVGRKSYYYLDPSRYNEMLNANKKIYHSEKVTWSKRWNIIHTSLGPTNSSKEQVRYLQHKGFGLFDKDFFVQPDLQQLTPEIKQEITRTISSAKIFQQAELYSESEDALRNMVRQSWDIERIAENYQQFIELFRSAWAILESMSDDAISEEDAFKMRLLVIHFYRRIIVKDPDLPTELLPEDWPRKEAEQLTINIYRKVHAKALRYVMESSETPNGKLPVPSPNYYIRFGGLS from the coding sequence TTGAACCAAGATCTACATTCATTTTTCGACGACATTTCCGGTCATCAATCTATTAGCGGTACCTCGTTAATTGTTTCTTATTTTGGAGACTATTTGTGGACATGCGGTGGGGGTATTTGGTTGGGCAACCTTATTCAAGCGATGGAAACACTGGGCTTGAATCAACGCGTCGTGCGTTCGTCTGTGTTTCGCCTGCATAAAGATGAATGGTTGACGGTCAATAAAGTCGGTCGAAAGAGTTACTACTATCTGGACCCGTCCAGATATAACGAAATGCTTAACGCCAACAAGAAGATTTACCATTCTGAGAAAGTTACGTGGAGCAAACGTTGGAATATTATTCATACGTCACTTGGCCCGACGAATAGCAGTAAAGAACAAGTGAGATACCTGCAACATAAAGGGTTTGGTTTATTCGACAAGGACTTTTTTGTTCAGCCAGATCTACAGCAATTGACGCCGGAAATTAAGCAAGAGATTACGCGAACCATCTCTAGCGCCAAGATATTCCAGCAGGCCGAATTGTATTCTGAAAGCGAAGATGCATTAAGAAATATGGTTCGACAGTCATGGGATATTGAGCGTATTGCTGAAAATTATCAGCAGTTTATCGAGCTGTTCCGTTCAGCATGGGCAATATTAGAGTCTATGTCGGATGACGCGATTAGTGAAGAAGATGCGTTTAAAATGAGACTGCTGGTTATTCACTTTTATCGCCGAATAATAGTGAAAGACCCGGACTTACCAACCGAGCTGCTACCGGAAGACTGGCCACGAAAAGAGGCTGAACAGTTAACTATTAATATCTATCGAAAAGTTCACGCTAAGGCACTGAGGTACGTAATGGAGAGCAGCGAAACTCCAAACGGAAAGCTGCCCGTTCCGTCACCAAACTACTACATCCGTTTTGGTGGTCTGAGTTAG
- a CDS encoding phenylacetic acid degradation protein PaaY, whose amino-acid sequence MPIYQFADVIPVIHPSAFVHPSAEIIGDVIIEENVYIGPLAVLRGDFGRLIVKKGSNVQDNCVMHGFPGKETILEQNVHVGHGAIIHGCCIDENTLVGMNAVVMDLTRIGKESIVGANSFVKAKSDYPPRSMILGSPAERKRDVSDDELKWKERGTYMYHRLAERCFNELKLVEPLTEVEADRPQVSWDANHEPKVS is encoded by the coding sequence ATGCCCATATATCAGTTTGCTGACGTTATTCCCGTTATTCACCCTTCGGCGTTCGTTCATCCGAGCGCTGAAATCATCGGTGACGTCATTATTGAAGAAAATGTTTACATCGGTCCTCTGGCGGTATTGCGTGGTGATTTTGGCCGTCTTATCGTGAAAAAGGGCTCTAACGTTCAAGACAACTGTGTCATGCACGGCTTTCCTGGCAAAGAAACGATACTTGAACAAAATGTTCATGTCGGTCACGGAGCGATTATTCACGGCTGTTGTATCGACGAAAACACCTTAGTCGGTATGAATGCTGTCGTTATGGATCTGACTCGAATAGGAAAGGAGTCCATTGTTGGTGCGAACAGCTTTGTAAAAGCCAAGAGTGATTATCCGCCAAGGAGTATGATTTTAGGCAGTCCTGCAGAACGCAAAAGAGACGTATCGGACGATGAGCTCAAGTGGAAAGAGCGAGGAACATATATGTACCATCGCTTAGCCGAACGCTGTTTTAATGAGCTCAAACTTGTCGAGCCATTGACCGAAGTTGAAGCTGATAGGCCTCAAGTAAGTTGGGACGCTAACCACGAACCCAAAGTTAGTTAA